In the Enterococcus saigonensis genome, one interval contains:
- a CDS encoding lysylphosphatidylglycerol synthase transmembrane domain-containing protein has protein sequence MKINSKTKLLLNILLLVVILGVMFYLLQNSFGEILAELKSTSIYALITVFACGTFYLIVEGSNIKTLAEPFTHKFTSRDGFFAVCYYTFYRVVTFGAGTLISEVNYYRRKGLKVSDGVGVTALHMVMYKLALLVFALIGLGIQFSLFYDKAPNMIPLILAGMVVTFLIIAALLLLSLSLNLQIFFVKITNKLFKSQKLRAVVDKANLQIYSLRLAVNGILQERPRIFKIFLLNLLKMAIWYVLPYFVLVENHPSLDFLLAFSLISFTVILAGVIPAPAGIGSFEFVYLLLFKPLVGTVDAVSSMLLYRFATYIWPFALGFVYVLWDKRKAIKGELEELNQNS, from the coding sequence ATGAAAATTAATTCAAAAACAAAATTACTCTTAAATATCTTGCTACTCGTGGTAATTTTAGGGGTCATGTTTTATCTGTTGCAAAATTCCTTTGGTGAAATTTTAGCAGAACTCAAAAGTACGAGTATTTATGCCTTAATAACTGTTTTTGCCTGTGGTACTTTCTACTTAATTGTTGAAGGTAGCAATATTAAAACTTTAGCAGAACCTTTTACCCATAAGTTTACAAGTCGTGATGGATTTTTTGCAGTCTGCTATTATACTTTTTATCGCGTAGTTACCTTTGGAGCGGGAACTTTAATTTCTGAGGTAAATTATTATCGTCGAAAAGGATTAAAAGTTTCTGATGGAGTAGGTGTGACAGCACTTCACATGGTAATGTATAAACTCGCATTGCTAGTGTTTGCGCTAATAGGATTGGGTATTCAATTTTCTTTATTTTACGACAAGGCACCCAACATGATACCTCTAATTTTAGCTGGTATGGTGGTTACATTTTTGATTATTGCAGCACTGCTTCTTCTTTCTTTGAGCTTAAATTTGCAAATCTTTTTTGTTAAAATAACCAATAAATTGTTTAAGTCACAGAAGTTGCGAGCTGTGGTGGATAAAGCCAATTTGCAAATTTATTCTCTCCGTTTGGCAGTCAATGGTATTTTACAAGAGAGACCGCGAATTTTTAAAATTTTTTTACTAAACCTATTAAAAATGGCAATTTGGTATGTATTACCGTATTTTGTCTTGGTGGAAAATCATCCGTCTTTGGACTTTTTGCTGGCATTTTCTTTAATTAGTTTTACCGTAATTTTAGCTGGTGTCATTCCAGCGCCAGCTGGAATCGGCTCATTTGAATTTGTCTACTTGTTATTGTTTAAACCTCTAGTGGGTACAGTCGATGCCGTATCCTCCATGTTATTGTATCGTTTTGCCACTTATATCTGGCCCTTTGCCTTGGGTTTTGTTTATGTTTTATGGGATAAAAGAAAAGCGATTAAAGGTGAACTGGAAGAATTAAATCAGAATTCATAG
- a CDS encoding DUF1294 domain-containing protein, with amino-acid sequence MFNENPLWFYLVLVNLYVFFLMYYDKRQAVKGGQRISEKNLLFMGIVGGGLGGLFAQKMFHHKTRKKKFYLCFLIGIAVALLLIVYYH; translated from the coding sequence TTGTTTAACGAAAATCCACTGTGGTTTTATCTCGTTTTAGTGAATTTGTATGTCTTTTTTTTAATGTATTACGACAAGCGCCAAGCTGTAAAAGGCGGCCAGCGAATTTCAGAAAAAAATCTCTTGTTTATGGGAATAGTCGGTGGCGGTTTAGGTGGGTTATTCGCTCAGAAAATGTTTCATCACAAAACCCGCAAGAAAAAATTTTACCTTTGCTTTTTAATCGGAATTGCTGTAGCGCTGTTGCTGATTGTCTATTATCACTAG
- the pepT gene encoding peptidase T, with product MYENLLPRFLRYVKTQTRSDATSKTTPSTQTQVAFAHELKKELEDLGLTEVLYNENNGYVIATLPSNSDKPVKTIGFIAHMDTADFNADNVNPQIIENYDGQSTINLDAKGKYTLNTNDFPNLKNYSGQTLITTDGTTLLGADDKAGIAEIMTALEILIKNPEIKHGTIKVAFGPDEEIGVGADKFDVAQFGADFAYTMDGGPVGELQYETFNAAAAEITIHGKNVHPGTAKDTMINALRLAITFNNQLPQAEIPEKTAGYEGFFHLMAINGNEEEAKMSYIIRDHDRDKFEARKALITEIADKMNGQFDEKRIEVKMYDQYYNMKEIIEKDMSIIEIAKEAMMALDIKPIIEPVRGGTDGSKISQLGLPTPNIFAGGENMHGRFEFVSLQAMEKATDVIVKIVELNAQNA from the coding sequence ATGTACGAAAATTTATTACCCCGCTTTTTACGCTATGTTAAAACTCAAACACGTTCAGATGCTACAAGTAAAACAACGCCATCTACACAAACACAAGTAGCTTTTGCGCATGAGTTAAAAAAAGAATTAGAAGACTTAGGTTTAACAGAAGTACTTTATAACGAAAATAATGGGTATGTCATTGCGACATTACCTAGTAATAGTGATAAGCCCGTCAAAACAATTGGGTTTATTGCACATATGGATACGGCAGACTTTAACGCAGATAATGTAAATCCACAAATCATTGAAAATTATGATGGCCAGTCAACAATTAATTTAGACGCAAAAGGTAAATATACCTTAAATACAAATGACTTTCCGAATTTAAAAAATTATAGCGGGCAAACGCTCATCACGACAGATGGGACGACTTTACTAGGAGCAGATGATAAAGCTGGTATTGCTGAAATTATGACCGCTTTAGAGATTTTAATTAAAAATCCTGAAATCAAACATGGTACAATTAAAGTTGCCTTTGGTCCAGACGAAGAAATTGGCGTTGGGGCAGATAAATTTGATGTAGCACAATTTGGTGCCGATTTTGCTTATACGATGGATGGTGGACCAGTAGGTGAATTGCAATACGAAACATTCAATGCTGCCGCTGCTGAAATTACCATTCATGGCAAAAATGTTCATCCAGGAACTGCTAAAGATACCATGATTAATGCTTTACGTTTAGCAATCACATTCAATAATCAATTGCCGCAAGCTGAAATTCCAGAAAAAACGGCAGGTTATGAAGGTTTTTTCCACTTGATGGCTATTAACGGTAATGAAGAAGAAGCAAAAATGAGCTATATTATCCGTGACCACGATCGTGATAAATTTGAAGCAAGAAAAGCCTTGATTACAGAAATTGCGGATAAAATGAATGGTCAATTTGACGAAAAACGCATTGAAGTGAAGATGTATGATCAATACTACAATATGAAAGAAATTATTGAAAAAGATATGAGTATTATTGAAATTGCCAAAGAAGCGATGATGGCTTTAGATATTAAGCCTATTATTGAGCCAGTCCGTGGCGGGACAGATGGTTCGAAGATTTCACAACTTGGGCTACCAACGCCCAATATTTTTGCCGGGGGGGAAAATATGCACGGTCGTTTTGAGTTTGTTTCGTTACAAGCTATGGAAAAAGCAACCGATGTTATTGTGAAAATTGTGGAATTAAACGCACAAAATGCATAA
- a CDS encoding Nif3-like dinuclear metal center hexameric protein, with amino-acid sequence MIAKDFIKRFEAYCPLWLAEKGDPVGLHIGTLDKPIKRVMMTLDVRPEVVQEAIEKKIDLIVAKHPPIFRPIERLTQTDPQTKMYLDLVKHDIAVYAAHTNMDIISDGLNDWFCEMLGIEVEDFMTQTHQVKFKKLIVYVPIEAAAKMRQALGEAGAGEQGNYQFTSFQSVGIGRFTPMMGAHPAIGSVGVPESVQEAKIEVLLPETIEAEVLRAMYAVHPYEEPAFDLLSLGNDPIKYGIGRVGHLPQPMLIEDFVTRVKNVFELDGLRLVEPVVHPKKMVQKIAICGGSGGNFYPDALKKGADVYITGDVYYHTAHDMQANGLTVIDPGHNIERVCILRFIEKMNAWKKAEKWDVEFIPSITNTNPFQYR; translated from the coding sequence GTGATAGCCAAGGATTTTATTAAACGTTTTGAAGCGTATTGTCCGTTGTGGCTTGCTGAAAAGGGAGATCCGGTTGGTTTGCATATTGGTACATTGGATAAGCCAATCAAACGGGTTATGATGACTTTAGACGTGCGACCAGAAGTTGTACAAGAAGCAATTGAAAAGAAAATTGATTTAATCGTTGCAAAACATCCGCCAATTTTTCGACCAATTGAACGCTTAACCCAAACAGATCCTCAGACCAAAATGTATCTGGATTTGGTGAAACATGACATTGCAGTTTATGCCGCTCATACGAATATGGATATTATTTCCGATGGTTTAAATGATTGGTTTTGCGAAATGTTGGGAATTGAAGTGGAAGACTTTATGACCCAAACCCATCAAGTGAAATTCAAAAAATTGATTGTCTATGTCCCTATTGAAGCAGCAGCAAAAATGCGGCAAGCATTAGGTGAGGCAGGTGCTGGTGAACAGGGCAATTACCAATTTACTAGTTTTCAATCAGTGGGTATTGGCAGATTTACACCAATGATGGGGGCGCACCCTGCTATTGGCAGTGTTGGAGTGCCAGAAAGTGTTCAAGAAGCCAAAATAGAAGTTTTATTACCTGAAACAATTGAAGCTGAAGTTCTAAGAGCAATGTATGCGGTACATCCTTATGAAGAACCTGCCTTTGATTTACTTTCTCTAGGCAATGATCCGATAAAATACGGGATTGGTCGTGTGGGACATTTACCCCAGCCCATGTTGATTGAAGATTTCGTAACACGCGTCAAAAACGTGTTTGAACTAGATGGATTGCGTTTAGTGGAGCCTGTCGTTCACCCTAAAAAAATGGTACAAAAAATTGCCATTTGTGGTGGCTCTGGTGGTAATTTTTATCCAGATGCGCTAAAAAAAGGAGCCGATGTTTACATCACAGGAGATGTGTATTATCATACAGCCCACGATATGCAGGCAAATGGATTGACGGTAATTGATCCGGGGCATAACATAGAACGTGTCTGCATTTTACGCTTCATTGAAAAAATGAATGCATGGAAAAAAGCGGAGAAATGGGATGTAGAATTTATCCCTTCTATAACCAATACCAATCCGTTTCAATATCGTTAA
- a CDS encoding tRNA (adenine(22)-N(1))-methyltransferase, with product MNEQELSQRLTVVGNAVPKGARLADIGSDHAYLPVALMLVGKISYAVCGEVVVGPFQSAQKQVVKSGLADKIVVRLADGLAAIKKEDEIDTITIAGMGGTLITSILENGKTQGQLSGHERLILQPNVGEANVRRWLQKEGYEILTESILAENDKIYEVIVAEKTVVKSQLTDKEIFFGPYLLAEKNSVFLKKWLQEQYALEKVLIQLQKAKVVPEEKVIAIKQELAWIKEVLE from the coding sequence ATGAATGAACAAGAACTGTCACAACGTCTGACAGTCGTTGGTAATGCTGTACCAAAGGGTGCACGTTTAGCTGATATTGGCTCAGATCACGCTTATTTGCCAGTCGCATTAATGCTTGTAGGGAAAATTTCCTATGCTGTGTGTGGCGAAGTGGTGGTAGGGCCTTTTCAATCAGCGCAAAAACAAGTTGTTAAAAGTGGTTTAGCAGACAAAATTGTAGTGCGTTTAGCTGATGGTTTAGCAGCAATAAAAAAAGAGGATGAAATTGATACAATTACCATTGCGGGGATGGGTGGTACATTAATCACAAGTATTCTGGAAAATGGAAAAACACAAGGGCAACTGTCTGGTCATGAGCGTTTGATATTACAGCCCAATGTTGGAGAAGCAAATGTTCGCCGCTGGTTACAAAAAGAAGGCTATGAGATTTTAACAGAAAGTATTCTAGCGGAAAATGATAAAATTTATGAAGTTATTGTAGCTGAAAAGACAGTTGTTAAATCCCAATTAACCGATAAAGAGATTTTCTTTGGTCCTTACTTGTTAGCTGAAAAAAATAGTGTCTTTCTAAAAAAATGGTTGCAGGAGCAATATGCTTTAGAGAAAGTTTTAATTCAATTACAAAAAGCCAAAGTGGTACCTGAAGAAAAAGTAATTGCCATTAAACAAGAATTGGCCTGGATTAAGGAGGTTTTAGAGTGA
- the dnaI gene encoding primosomal protein DnaI, with the protein MDDVGKSVNQLFERQNFQKKYEAMMQEVLADTAVKKFLDENKDKLTEADIKKSYPKLYEFVQEKRKFKLNDPAMMAPGYEPRLVLNFHYIDVAYVPTEDLVERRKQEEIKNRVSTIDIPKDIRNASMKNFDKTDEREEALFETMKFIKNYAENAKSFHKGLYLAGDFGVGKTYLLGAMANELAKRGYTSMMVHMPTFTSMMKSSVADNTVAEKLENVKKPKILILDDVGADALTAWTRDEIFGVILQYRMQEQLPTFFTSNFTMDGLENHLRLTKTADEPLKAKRIMERIRYLAKEIVMSGPNRRND; encoded by the coding sequence ATGGATGATGTTGGCAAAAGTGTCAATCAATTATTTGAACGGCAAAATTTTCAAAAAAAATATGAAGCGATGATGCAAGAAGTTTTAGCAGATACAGCAGTGAAAAAATTTTTAGATGAAAATAAAGACAAATTAACGGAAGCAGATATAAAAAAGAGTTACCCTAAACTATACGAATTCGTTCAAGAAAAACGCAAATTTAAGTTAAACGATCCTGCCATGATGGCGCCAGGATATGAGCCCCGCCTAGTTTTGAATTTTCATTATATTGATGTTGCCTATGTTCCAACCGAAGATTTAGTGGAGCGTCGGAAACAAGAAGAAATTAAAAATCGCGTTAGCACCATTGACATCCCCAAAGATATTCGGAATGCGAGTATGAAAAACTTTGATAAAACAGACGAACGAGAAGAAGCGTTATTTGAGACGATGAAGTTTATTAAAAACTATGCAGAAAATGCAAAGTCTTTTCATAAAGGATTGTATCTAGCTGGTGATTTTGGTGTCGGAAAAACGTATTTATTAGGTGCCATGGCAAATGAGTTAGCAAAAAGAGGCTATACTTCTATGATGGTGCATATGCCAACCTTTACCTCCATGATGAAAAGTTCAGTAGCGGATAATACTGTCGCTGAGAAATTGGAAAATGTGAAAAAGCCTAAGATACTCATTTTAGATGATGTTGGAGCAGATGCTTTAACTGCTTGGACACGAGATGAAATATTTGGTGTTATTTTGCAATATCGTATGCAAGAACAATTACCGACATTTTTTACTTCTAATTTTACAATGGATGGATTGGAAAATCATTTGCGGCTAACGAAAACTGCGGATGAGCCGTTGAAAGCCAAACGCATTATGGAACGTATCCGTTATTTGGCAAAAGAAATTGTCATGTCAGGACCTAATCGTCGTAATGATTAA
- a CDS encoding replication initiation and membrane attachment family protein codes for MEYAYEANLQPKAVYEVKKSLPLTSEGQKALVNLYQPIIGADALALYFCLLQDFEDTQEEYNHLELLNALDIGISAFKVAKKRLEGIGLLKTYYQEQPEIRFLYVLMEPLSPQAFLKDELMSFLLVVKVGQNKFRQLNRRFKPQDIQTANYQEVTTKFGSVYTFSQREYQANQALVESVTEEIAHADTQLPLDKNQLNWSLLRDLATKKFINPMQLTDSLKNSLTLYHEMFGYDEVQLTNLMAEAVSLADGTIDARKLKNIVYKQSQNILSEKKTTTPNYESDQQIRRKNTLLAQGFTKADWYRILDSEALAPMEYLVNLKAAKGGYVTKNEEWLLTDLVEKSPLPTAVINILLNYLLVDQNKSQLPQALTNQIANDWSQNKINTPEAAIKYVQKTVKEKQAAKEQRKKNSSRTQNIVKKEDLPDWSKNQTTSDPTRKAEIDKMMREYFNDEEGEK; via the coding sequence TTGGAATATGCTTATGAAGCCAACCTACAACCAAAAGCAGTTTATGAAGTAAAAAAAAGTTTACCCCTCACAAGTGAGGGACAAAAAGCTTTGGTAAATTTGTATCAGCCAATTATTGGTGCGGATGCGCTAGCTTTGTACTTTTGTTTACTACAAGACTTTGAAGATACACAAGAAGAATATAACCACTTAGAATTACTTAATGCCTTAGATATCGGAATTTCGGCTTTCAAAGTGGCCAAAAAACGTTTAGAAGGAATTGGACTATTAAAAACTTATTATCAAGAACAACCAGAAATTCGGTTTTTATATGTTTTAATGGAACCTTTATCACCACAAGCCTTTTTAAAAGATGAACTAATGTCTTTTTTATTGGTTGTAAAAGTAGGGCAAAATAAATTTCGACAATTAAATCGTCGCTTTAAACCTCAAGACATTCAAACAGCTAACTACCAAGAAGTAACGACAAAATTTGGTTCTGTGTATACTTTTTCCCAAAGAGAATACCAAGCTAATCAAGCCCTAGTTGAGTCGGTCACTGAAGAGATAGCTCACGCAGATACACAGCTACCATTGGATAAAAACCAGTTAAATTGGAGTTTGTTGCGTGATTTAGCGACGAAAAAGTTTATTAATCCTATGCAGTTAACAGACTCTTTAAAAAATAGCCTTACGCTATATCATGAAATGTTTGGTTATGATGAAGTGCAATTAACTAATTTAATGGCTGAAGCAGTTTCTTTAGCAGATGGAACAATTGATGCACGAAAATTGAAAAATATTGTGTATAAACAAAGCCAAAATATCTTATCAGAAAAAAAAACAACAACGCCAAATTACGAAAGTGATCAACAGATTCGTCGTAAAAATACTTTGTTAGCTCAAGGATTTACAAAAGCAGATTGGTATCGAATTTTAGATAGCGAAGCGTTAGCGCCAATGGAGTACTTGGTTAATTTGAAAGCGGCTAAAGGTGGCTATGTCACGAAAAATGAGGAGTGGTTGTTGACGGACTTGGTGGAAAAATCCCCCTTACCGACAGCAGTCATTAATATTTTATTGAACTATTTACTAGTTGATCAAAATAAATCTCAACTACCACAGGCATTAACCAATCAAATAGCTAATGACTGGTCGCAAAATAAAATTAATACCCCAGAAGCTGCTATTAAATATGTCCAAAAAACGGTAAAAGAAAAACAAGCGGCTAAAGAGCAACGCAAAAAAAATAGCAGCCGAACACAAAATATTGTGAAAAAAGAAGATTTACCAGACTGGTCCAAAAATCAAACGACAAGTGACCCGACTCGTAAAGCAGAGATTGATAAAATGATGCGAGAGTATTTCAATGACGAAGAAGGTGAAAAATAA
- the nrdR gene encoding transcriptional regulator NrdR codes for MRCPKCHHNSSRVIDSRQTDDGRTIRRRRECENCGFRFTTFEKIEAAPLLVIKKNGEREEFNREKILRGLIRSAEKRPVAMEQMEEIVDHVENRVRSLGENEISTTLIGEYVMEDLVDVDEIAYIRFASVYRQFKDMSVFLKELQDIVAKANGKNESE; via the coding sequence ATGCGTTGTCCAAAATGTCACCATAATAGTTCACGGGTTATTGATAGTCGTCAAACCGATGATGGACGTACGATTAGAAGAAGAAGAGAATGTGAAAATTGCGGCTTCCGTTTTACCACTTTTGAAAAAATAGAAGCGGCACCTTTACTAGTGATTAAGAAAAATGGTGAACGGGAAGAATTCAATCGAGAAAAGATTTTGCGTGGGTTAATTCGTTCTGCAGAAAAACGACCAGTTGCTATGGAACAAATGGAAGAAATTGTTGACCATGTGGAAAATCGTGTCCGTTCTTTAGGAGAAAACGAAATTTCTACAACACTTATTGGCGAGTATGTGATGGAAGACTTAGTGGATGTTGACGAAATCGCCTATATTCGCTTTGCCAGTGTCTATCGTCAATTTAAAGATATGTCGGTTTTCTTAAAAGAATTACAAGATATTGTTGCCAAAGCAAACGGCAAAAACGAATCTGAATAA
- the coaE gene encoding dephospho-CoA kinase (Dephospho-CoA kinase (CoaE) performs the final step in coenzyme A biosynthesis.) — protein sequence MSFVLGITGGIASGKSTVVDVFKEKGFPVVDGDVIAREIVEPGQAALAAIVAVFGSGILSATGELNRKKLGEIVFKDSQKRQQLNELMNPYLRQKIKGQIIAGKKISPLVVADIPLMYEGHYDHYMDEVAVVYVDFSEQKKRLMARDHIDEKTAEMKIASQMPLIEKKALADTVFDNNGSKEATVQQVVNWLESHFKNKD from the coding sequence ATGAGTTTTGTGTTAGGTATTACTGGGGGAATTGCCAGTGGTAAGAGTACCGTTGTCGATGTTTTTAAAGAAAAGGGATTCCCTGTTGTTGATGGGGATGTGATAGCACGAGAAATTGTTGAACCTGGCCAAGCAGCATTGGCAGCTATTGTTGCTGTATTTGGGTCGGGAATTCTAAGTGCAACAGGTGAATTGAATCGCAAAAAATTAGGAGAGATAGTCTTTAAAGATAGCCAAAAACGGCAACAATTGAATGAATTAATGAACCCATATTTGCGTCAAAAAATTAAAGGGCAAATTATTGCTGGAAAAAAAATCAGCCCGTTAGTTGTGGCAGATATTCCTCTAATGTACGAAGGTCATTACGATCATTATATGGACGAAGTTGCTGTAGTATATGTCGACTTTTCAGAGCAAAAAAAACGATTGATGGCACGAGATCATATCGACGAAAAAACAGCAGAAATGAAGATTGCCAGTCAAATGCCATTAATAGAAAAGAAGGCTTTAGCAGATACTGTTTTTGACAATAATGGTAGTAAAGAGGCGACAGTCCAACAAGTCGTCAATTGGTTAGAAAGTCATTTTAAAAATAAAGACTAG
- the mutM gene encoding DNA-formamidopyrimidine glycosylase, with amino-acid sequence MPELPEVETVRRGLSQLILNKEIATVDVFWSKIIALPEVETFKQELSGQKIETINRRGKYLIFELSDYELISHLRMEGKYEFFSAQTHAVVTKHTHVIFHFTDGSQLQYRDVRKFGRMELVLKGEAKRFKSIAQLGPEPTPETFKLAQFKRDLAKTKREIKPALLDQKMVTGLGNIYVDEVLWLAKIHPMQPCDTLSESEIKRLRLAIIDVLKRAVAAGGTTVRTYLNALGEAGKFQLSLNVYGRTGQPCPRCQTPIEKIKVAQRGTHLCPHCQKLIARC; translated from the coding sequence ATGCCAGAATTACCTGAAGTAGAAACAGTCAGAAGAGGATTGTCACAGCTTATCTTAAATAAAGAAATTGCGACAGTGGATGTTTTCTGGTCCAAAATCATCGCACTGCCTGAAGTAGAAACCTTCAAGCAAGAATTAAGTGGTCAAAAAATTGAAACAATTAATCGTCGGGGAAAATATTTAATATTTGAACTTTCTGATTATGAATTAATCTCTCATTTACGTATGGAAGGAAAATATGAGTTTTTTTCCGCACAGACACATGCAGTAGTGACAAAACATACACACGTCATTTTTCATTTTACAGATGGTAGTCAATTGCAATATCGTGATGTACGTAAATTTGGCAGAATGGAGCTAGTATTAAAAGGGGAAGCCAAAAGATTTAAAAGTATTGCGCAATTAGGACCAGAACCAACTCCAGAAACGTTTAAATTAGCACAATTCAAACGAGATTTGGCAAAAACAAAACGGGAAATTAAACCAGCGTTATTAGATCAAAAAATGGTAACGGGTTTAGGAAATATTTATGTTGATGAAGTATTATGGTTGGCGAAAATTCATCCAATGCAACCTTGTGACACCCTCAGTGAATCAGAAATCAAGCGATTACGTTTAGCAATTATTGATGTTTTAAAAAGAGCTGTAGCGGCTGGTGGAACTACCGTACGGACTTACTTAAATGCATTAGGTGAGGCAGGAAAGTTCCAATTGTCGCTAAATGTTTACGGTAGAACCGGACAACCTTGTCCACGTTGCCAAACACCAATTGAAAAAATCAAAGTAGCACAACGTGGCACTCATTTGTGTCCTCACTGTCAAAAATTAATTGCGAGGTGCTGA